A segment of the Deinococcus sp. HSC-46F16 genome:
CCGAGATCGTGGGCCTGCACCTGCGCGACCTCTTCGCGGCGGACCCGCAGCGGGGCGAGCGGTTGACGGCGGAAGGAGCGGGGCTCTTTCTCGACTACTCCAAGAACCGGGTGACGGACGAGACGCTGCGCCTGCTGCTGGACCTCGCGCGGGAGGTCGGCGTGGAGCAGAGACGGGACGCGATGTTTGCGGGCGAGCGCCTCAACGTGACCGAGGGCCGCGCCGTGCTGCATACCGCGCTGCGGGCACCGCGCGACGCGGTGGTGATGGTGGACGGCGAGAACGTAGTGCCCGCCGTCCACGAGGTGCTGGACCGTATGGCGACTTTCGCCCAGGCGGTGCGCTCCGGCGAGTGGCGCGGGGCGACGGGTCAGCGTATCCGCAACATCGTCAATATCGGCATCGGCGGCTCGGACCTCGGCCCGGTGATGGCGTCCGAGGCGCTCAAGCACTACGCCGACCGGGGCCTCACCCTGCGCTTTGTCTCCAACGTGGACGGCACCGATCTCGTGGAGAAGACCCGCGACCTCGACCCGGCCGAGACGCTGTTTATCGTGTCGTCCAAGACCTTCACCACCCAGGAGACGATGGCGAACGCGGCGAGTGCGCGGGCGTGGCTGGTTGATGGATTGGGAGATGAAAGCGCCGTGACGCGGCACTTCGTCGCCGTCTCGACCAACGCCGAAGCGGTGCAGGGGTTCGGCATCGACCCCGCCAACATGTTCGGCTTCTGGGACTGGGTGGGTGGGCGGTACAGCCTCGACAGCGCCATCGGCCTCTCGCTGATGATCGCCATCGGTCCGGACGGGTTCCGCGAGCTGCTGGCGGGCTTCCACGACATGGACGAGCATTTCCGCTCCGCGCCGCTGGAAGCCAACCTGCCCGTGCTGCTGGGGCTGCTGGGGGTGTGGTACCGCAACTTCTTCGGCGCCCAGACGCACGCGGTGCTGCCTTACGACCAGTACCTCGCGTACTTCCCGGCCTACCTCCAGCAGCTCGACATGGAGAGCAACGGCAAGCACGTCACGCTGGAGGGCCGGGAGGTGGACTACGACACCGGCCCGGTCGTGTGGGGGCAGCCGGGCACGAACGGGCAGCACGCCTTCTACCAACTCATCCACCAGGGCACGACGCTGATTCCCTGCGATTTCATCGCCTTCGCGCAGAGCCTCAATCCCCTGCCCACGGCGCAGGGGCCGACGCACCACGACCTCCTCACGGCCAACGTGTTCGCGCAGACCGAGGCGCTGGCGTTCGGCAAGACGCGGGAGGAGGTGCTGGCCGGGGGCATCTCACCGGAACTGGCCCCGCACCGCGTCTTCGAGGGCAACCGGCCCACGAACACGCTGCTCGCCGAGCGGCTGACCCCCCGCGTGCTGGGCGCCCTGATCGCGCTGTACGAGCACAAGGTCTTCGTGCAGGGCGTGGTCTGGGACGTGAATTCCTTCGACCAGTGGGGGGTGGAACTCGGCAAGGTGCTCGCCGGGCAGATCGTGCCGGAGCTGACAGCCGGGGCAGAGCCGGAGCTGCGGCACGATTCGAGCACGAACGCGCTGATTCGCTGGTACCGCGAGCGGCGGGCTGGGAGCTGATTGCGGTGCCCCGTTGCGTTGAAGGGACGAACAGCGTCCCTTCAACTCCTCTCCCGCCGCTCTCCATGACGGATGCTCGCTCCACTCGGGCCGGACCAATGGAGGGCAAACCCATCCACTGGTCCGGCCACCGCTGTGAGGCAGACCCTCAGTCCCCCGGCGTCATCTCCCGCGCGTACACCGCCCGCACCGTATCCGCCATCTGCACCGCCGAGCCGCTGAGGTCGAGCAGATTTACGACCTCGGTGGGGTCGGTGTCGGGATTGGCGCAGGCCCGCAGCAGGCCGTAATTCACCACGCTGCTGCCGGGGCGCAGGCCGCCCGCCGGACGCCACAGCTCGCGCAGGTGCGGCAGCAGGGCGGCAGCAAAACGCACCACGTCTTCCCCACCCCGCGTCAGTTCCTTCTGAAGCAGGCCCACCGAATGCACCCCGACATGGTGCAGCAGGCTCGCCAGCCGCTGCGGGCGCTCGGGGTCGGGCCAGCCCGAAAGCAGGGGCACGCCCAGCGCAGCGGCAATCTGGGTGTCCAGGTCGTGGATCGGCGGCGCACCCAGGAGGTAGGTCATGCTGGGCGCGTCGATAAAGACGCTGTCGGGGGCCTCCTCGATCCGGCGCGGCAGGGTGGCGGCATAGTCGCGGCTGAGGCGGTCGAGCGCCATGAATTCCTCGTCGGCCATCTCCAGCAGCCCGGCGAGGCGGTAGAAACGGCGCCGGACCTCGCGGGGCACGGCCTCGCGGCTCTTGTACCCCAGATCGTGCTCGATCTCGGCCCAGGCGTGCTGGAGGATGGAGCGGATCTGCACCTCGTAGGTCAGGCCGGGCAGCTCGGGCACGAGGTCGGGTTCGGCCCGCAGCACGTAGTGCACGCCGAGGTAGCCGAAGCGGTCGGGGTCGTGCATCCGCGACTTGTCGTTGGAGTGGTGCCAGTCCACGACGTGGTGTTCCTCCATCAGCCGGGCCACCACATCCACGTCGCTGGCGAAGTAGGTGATCACCCGCACCCCCACGAGGTCGGTCACGTCCGCGAGCGTGCGGTAGCGCCCCGGCTTGCGCCGCAGCTTGTCCGCGAGGCTGGCGCGTTTCTTCACCCGCCCAGTGACATGGTGAATGTTGAGGCCCTGCTCGCTGAGCAGCCGGGTCGTGTGCGCCACCACCGCGTCCCGCAACTGCTCGTAATGGGGCAGGTTGACCTCGTAGGCCCGCAGCAGGTCGCTGTCCATGATGAAGGCCATGATAGGCGGCGGGCATCACGGCGGGGGCCGACATGAGGAGTGCATCATGCGTCCATGGCCTCTCCCACCATCGCCTTCCGCGCTCCCGGCCGCATTCCCTATCCCGGCGGCTGCGTGCTGGAACCCGGCCCCTACGCGCTGGACTACCTCCTGAAGTGGCGGACCGACGTGACGGTCGCGGGCACGTTGCACCCCGACGCACCCGTCTTCGGGCTGCTGCGTGAGGTGCTGGCGGACCCCGCCGCGCATGGGGTGACGCCCGAGGAAGCGGAGGAGGCCGTGGGCCGCTTTCTCACCCTGGCAGGGCAGGCCCTCGCCGCCGAGGGGGGCGACCCGGCGTGGCTGGAGCGGGAGTTCTCCCGGCCGTGAGGGGCGACGCCGGGCTGCCCGCCGGGTTGCCCCCACCTCTGCCCGGCGAGGCGCTGCACGCGCGGGTGGCCCGCACCCTGCGGGGGGCGATCGTGGCGGGCACCTTGCCGCAGGGGACCCGGCTGCCGGGGCACCGCGCCCTCGCCGGGCGGCTGGGGGTGTCGCGCAACACGGTGGTGGACGCGCTGGAGCAGTTGGAGGCCGAAGGCTACCTCCAGACCCGCCCCCGCAGCGGCACCCGCGTGGCCGTGCCCGCGCCGCCCCCGACGGACGCCGCGCCTGCGCCGCTCCCCCTCAGCGCGTGGGCCAGCCGCGCCCTCGCGGGGGCCGTGCCCGACGTGGGCGGCGACTACGCGGTGGACTTCCGGGTCGGCCAGCCGGTGCCGGAACTGTACCCGGCGGGGGCGTGGGCACAGGCTCTGGCACGGCAGGCCCGCGCCGCCGAGCACGCCTTTCCCCCTGACCCCGACGCCGAACTCGGCCCGCTGGAGACGCGCCGGGCACTCGCCGCCTACCTCAATGCCGAGCGCGGCGCCCGCGTGACCCCCGACATGGTGATGCTGACGGGAGGCACCCAGGCCTCGTTGGACGCGCTGGCCCGCGTCTTCCTGGAAGAAGGGCGGGTCGCCGCACTCGAAGACCCCACCTACCCCGGTGCCCGCGCCGCGCTGGGGGCGACGGGGGCGACCCTCTGCCCGGTGCCGGTGGACGGTCACGGCCTCGACCCCGCCGCGCTGCCCGCGCGGGCCACCCTGCTCTACCTCACGCCGGGGGCGCAGTACCCCACGACAGCGCTGCTCCCCGCCGCGCGGCAAGCGGAGGTGGTGGCGTGGGCGGCCCGGACCGGGGCCTTCGTGCTGGAGGACGACTACGCCGCCGACCTGCACCACGGCGGGCGGCCCCCGGCGGCGATGCAGGGGCTGGCGCCGGAGCGAGTGATCCTGCTGGGGAGTTTCAGTAAAAGCCTCGCCCCCGTGACCCGCAGCGGGTATCTCGTGGCCCCGCGCGAGGTCATCCGCGTGCTGGCAGGCACTCGCCCCCTCACCGACCGCGCTCCCGCCACGCTGGACGCCCGCGCCCTGGCCGACGTGCTGGCCTCGGGGGCCTATGCCCGGCACCTGCGGGGAGCGCGGCAGGCGATTCGCCACCGCCACGAGGTGCTGCTCGCAGCCCTGGAAACCGAATTGCCTAGGTGGAGGGTCACTCCGGCGCGGGCCGGGCTGCACGTCCACCTCTCTCTGCCGCCGGGCCTGAGCGAAGCCGAGGCCGTTCACCGGGCCGCTGCCGCTGGCGTCGCGCTGACCCCAACGGGGCCACTCGCGCAGCTTCCACGTCCACCCGCCATGCTGCTCGCCTTCGCGCACCTGCCTCCCGAGCGGCTGCGGGCGGGCGTGGCGCGGCTGGCGAGAGCGGTGGCCCCGAACGCGAGAAACCCGACCGACAGCCCTGGGTGAGCTGAATTACACTGAGGAGGTGCGCCTCCTGCTGATCGCCCTGGTTGCCGCTCTGGCGCTGCTGTACGTGACCCTGGGTCTGCGGTTTGGATACGTGACCCTTACCCCGACGTGGCTGGTAAACGCCCAGGGCCAGAACCGCTACACGCTGGAGGTCTACGAGGACGGGCAGCGGGTCGGCTACCGGGGCCGCTGCGAGGTGCAGAGCGGGCGGGCGGTGCTGCGGCTGCTCGCGCCCGACGGAAGCCAGCTTGTGGGGCGCACCTGTCAGAAGGTGGGCGACCGCGACGAGTGGACCCTGCACCTCGTGGGCGGCGGGCAGCCGGGGCGCTATCAACTCGTGGTGGATTTCGACGCGTATACCGGGCTGCTCGACCTCTCCGAGACGCGGGACTAGCGCCGCCCACAACACAGCCGCCCCCACAGGGGAGGCGGCTCTGGACGGGTGAAGCTCAGGCCTGCTGCGCGGCCTTGGCCCGGTTGATGGCCTTGGCGAGGCGGCTCTTCTTGCGGGCCGCGGCGTTCTTGTGCAGGGTGCTGCCCTTGGCGGCCTTGTCGATCAGGCTCTCGGCCTTGCTCTGGGCGGCGGCCACGTCCTCGCCAGCCGTCACGGCGGCGATGGCCTTTTTGGTGAAGGTCTTGATGGTGCTCTTGCGGCTGCGGTTGATCAGGCGGCGCTTGAGGCTCTGGCGGTGACGCTTCTGGGCGGACTTGTGACGTAGGGCCATGAGGATTCTCCTTGTTCTCCCGCATCTCGCGGGGCGGTCCCCACACGCGCTCTCACGCGGGGAACTCGACGCGCCGGGCCTCGGCGCTCCCGGCCGCCGCCGATGACGGGGCCAGGGCCGCCCCACCCTGGGGATGGGGGCAACCTCGGGAGCTTAGCGCCCCCCGGCACCCCGGCGCAAGCGGCATACTGACGGGCGTGACGGACGAGGCAGCCCTCCCCCCGGACCCCGAGCGGCAGAAGGCCAGAGACGACCTCCTCGCCTACGCCTTCCGGGCACTGGCGGGCCGGGCGCTCACGGAAGCCGAGCTGCGAACCCGCCTCGCCCGCCGCACCGACGACCCTACGCTCGCCGCCGAGGTCCTGGCCCGCGTGCAGGAGCTGGGTTATCAGAACGACGCCGGGGTCGCCCGCGCCGAGGGCAGTCGCCGGGGCGTGGGCGGCTTCCGGGTGCGCCAGACCCTCAAGCGCCGGGGCGTGTCCGAGGGGCTGATCGAGGAGACGCTCGCCGCCCGCGACCCCGACCGGGAGGCCGAGGAGGCCCGCGAACTGCTGGAACGGCGCTGGCCCGCCCTGTCCCGCAAACGCGACCCCCGCGCGAGTGCTTACGCCTTCCTGGCCCGCCGGGGCTTCGGGGGCGCGGCGATCTGGGCCGCCATCCGCGAGGTGGCGCAGCAGGAGCCGCTGGAGGACGGGGGCGCCGAATAGCTGCGGGCGACCCCTGCCCCTCGCTTGACACCCCCTGGCCCCCCACGTAGACTACCGGGCGCACCGAAAGCGGGCTTCTGTCCTGCCCCCTCCTCGGTGCCGTGGTTCGGCGGGGCGTAGCGCAGCCTGGTAGCGCACTTCGTTCGGGACGAAGGGGTCGGAGGTTCGAATCCTCTCGCCCCGACCACGTGGAAGAAGCCTCCCCTCTGGCGGGAGGCTTCTTCCCTGTCTGGTTTCCCCCTCCGCCCCCTGTGAGCCTACTCCCATGCGCGTGTACGCCATCGCCGACCTGCACCTCGCTTCCGTCACGCCCAAGCCGATGACGGTCTTCGGGCCGAACTGGGCGGGGCACCCGGAGGCGATTTTCACGCAGTGGCGCGAGGTGGTGCGCGAAGGGGACCTCGTGCTGCTGCCGGGCGACCTCTCGTGGGCGATGCGGCTGCCCGACGCCCTGACCGACCTCGCCCCGGTGGCCGGGTTGCCAGGAACAAAGGTGCTGCTGCGCGGCAACCACGACTACTGGTGGCCGGGGCTCTCGAAGCTGCGCTCGGCCCTGCCGCCGGGAATGCTGGCGGTGCAGAACGACGCCCTGCGGGTGGGCCGGGTGGTCGTGTGCGGCACGCGCGGCTGGCTCACGCCGGGGTACGAGCCGCTGGGAGCCGAAGACGACCGGCTCCTGAAACGCGAGGCCGAACGCCTGCGCCTGAGCACGGCGGCGGCGGCGCGGCTGCGGCAACCCGGTGACACGCTGATCCTGATGCTGCACTACCCCCCCGCCAGCCCACCCTACCCGCCCAACCCGCTGACCGACGTGATCGAGGCCGCGCGGCCCGACCTGATCGTGTACGGGCACCTGCATGGCGTCCCCCCCGAGCGGGCGCTGCGCCACTGGGCGGGGATTCCGGCGCACCTGGTGGCCGCCGACGGCTTGAAATTCCGGCCCCGGCTGCTGCTGGACCTTCCCCCGGCCCCCTGAGCTCCCCCCGACGCCGGGGTTAAGGAACCGGACGCGGCTCCTGGGACG
Coding sequences within it:
- the pgi gene encoding glucose-6-phosphate isomerase, producing MSDPAPRPVPSRTQLPAWQALAAHHAEIVGLHLRDLFAADPQRGERLTAEGAGLFLDYSKNRVTDETLRLLLDLAREVGVEQRRDAMFAGERLNVTEGRAVLHTALRAPRDAVVMVDGENVVPAVHEVLDRMATFAQAVRSGEWRGATGQRIRNIVNIGIGGSDLGPVMASEALKHYADRGLTLRFVSNVDGTDLVEKTRDLDPAETLFIVSSKTFTTQETMANAASARAWLVDGLGDESAVTRHFVAVSTNAEAVQGFGIDPANMFGFWDWVGGRYSLDSAIGLSLMIAIGPDGFRELLAGFHDMDEHFRSAPLEANLPVLLGLLGVWYRNFFGAQTHAVLPYDQYLAYFPAYLQQLDMESNGKHVTLEGREVDYDTGPVVWGQPGTNGQHAFYQLIHQGTTLIPCDFIAFAQSLNPLPTAQGPTHHDLLTANVFAQTEALAFGKTREEVLAGGISPELAPHRVFEGNRPTNTLLAERLTPRVLGALIALYEHKVFVQGVVWDVNSFDQWGVELGKVLAGQIVPELTAGAEPELRHDSSTNALIRWYRERRAGS
- a CDS encoding GTP pyrophosphokinase family protein gives rise to the protein MDSDLLRAYEVNLPHYEQLRDAVVAHTTRLLSEQGLNIHHVTGRVKKRASLADKLRRKPGRYRTLADVTDLVGVRVITYFASDVDVVARLMEEHHVVDWHHSNDKSRMHDPDRFGYLGVHYVLRAEPDLVPELPGLTYEVQIRSILQHAWAEIEHDLGYKSREAVPREVRRRFYRLAGLLEMADEEFMALDRLSRDYAATLPRRIEEAPDSVFIDAPSMTYLLGAPPIHDLDTQIAAALGVPLLSGWPDPERPQRLASLLHHVGVHSVGLLQKELTRGGEDVVRFAAALLPHLRELWRPAGGLRPGSSVVNYGLLRACANPDTDPTEVVNLLDLSGSAVQMADTVRAVYAREMTPGD
- a CDS encoding aminotransferase class I/II-fold pyridoxal phosphate-dependent enzyme yields the protein MRGDAGLPAGLPPPLPGEALHARVARTLRGAIVAGTLPQGTRLPGHRALAGRLGVSRNTVVDALEQLEAEGYLQTRPRSGTRVAVPAPPPTDAAPAPLPLSAWASRALAGAVPDVGGDYAVDFRVGQPVPELYPAGAWAQALARQARAAEHAFPPDPDAELGPLETRRALAAYLNAERGARVTPDMVMLTGGTQASLDALARVFLEEGRVAALEDPTYPGARAALGATGATLCPVPVDGHGLDPAALPARATLLYLTPGAQYPTTALLPAARQAEVVAWAARTGAFVLEDDYAADLHHGGRPPAAMQGLAPERVILLGSFSKSLAPVTRSGYLVAPREVIRVLAGTRPLTDRAPATLDARALADVLASGAYARHLRGARQAIRHRHEVLLAALETELPRWRVTPARAGLHVHLSLPPGLSEAEAVHRAAAAGVALTPTGPLAQLPRPPAMLLAFAHLPPERLRAGVARLARAVAPNARNPTDSPG
- the rpsT gene encoding 30S ribosomal protein S20; the protein is MALRHKSAQKRHRQSLKRRLINRSRKSTIKTFTKKAIAAVTAGEDVAAAQSKAESLIDKAAKGSTLHKNAAARKKSRLAKAINRAKAAQQA
- the recX gene encoding RecX family transcriptional regulator (binds RecA and inhibits RecA-mediated DNA strand exchange and ATP hydrolysis and coprotease activities), which encodes MTDEAALPPDPERQKARDDLLAYAFRALAGRALTEAELRTRLARRTDDPTLAAEVLARVQELGYQNDAGVARAEGSRRGVGGFRVRQTLKRRGVSEGLIEETLAARDPDREAEEARELLERRWPALSRKRDPRASAYAFLARRGFGGAAIWAAIREVAQQEPLEDGGAE
- a CDS encoding metallophosphoesterase — its product is MRVYAIADLHLASVTPKPMTVFGPNWAGHPEAIFTQWREVVREGDLVLLPGDLSWAMRLPDALTDLAPVAGLPGTKVLLRGNHDYWWPGLSKLRSALPPGMLAVQNDALRVGRVVVCGTRGWLTPGYEPLGAEDDRLLKREAERLRLSTAAAARLRQPGDTLILMLHYPPASPPYPPNPLTDVIEAARPDLIVYGHLHGVPPERALRHWAGIPAHLVAADGLKFRPRLLLDLPPAP